AATCCCGCCATTCTTACCACGTGTTGCTTTAATATAGCCAAGGTGACTGAGCTGATTAATGATCTTAACCATATGATTACGCGAGACACCATAAACTTCAGTGACTTCTGTGATACTGGTCATTTTCCCCTCAGGGAGCGATGCCAAGTATATCAATGCACGTAATCCATAGTCCGTAAAACTTGTTAGCTGCACAATCACCTCAAAATTTTTGGCTAGGCCAATGGCAATCTCACCATCTGTGCCTTTTCAATCTCAAATTATAGAAAAATTATTGTCGACGTGTTGCGTGAGGCCAATACCTTAATCACCACTAGACTTCACGTTATTGGTATTCGCGCTACAGTCACTCAGTATCAGTAATCCTATTCTCAAATGAATAAACTCACCCTAACAATAAGATAATGGAACTAATTTCGCTTCAATTTGACATCGCAAAATAGCGTTTAACTTAACTTATCAACAAAGAAAAATGGCTCTATCATGAGATAGTAGGATCAGCAATTACCATTATAGGGTGTTTAGTTGTCACCCTTTTTCGCTCTACCTTGACAACAAAGAATATCAAAGAACAATCGAACACATAATAGCACATATTTTTTAGCGACTCGTGTTTCTTGAGCTTACCTTAGTTTATCTATACTGTTTAGAAAGAGTCATAACGGAATAGATACTGCTGGATCCACTTTTAATATCAAATCTTTTAATTTGATCTGCTTTACAATGAACGGTTAGTACCATAAAGAGGTGACATAGGAAATTATGGAACAAATTATTGAAATATATAATTATATATCAGGGAACACCTTCTTAATGACTTCCCTTCTAGTGGCCATATTGCTACTCACATGGTTTGTTGGAAAAGTGATTTTTTTGCGGTTTGCTAGAAGATTATTACCATTACTCACTAATTTAAGTGATGATGAATTAATTGATGGAGTTGCGCGAAAAATAGCGTCGATCGTTGCTGTGACGTTGGTACTTTATATCAATCAGATGCTGCCTTCATTTTCTGATGAAGTGAACATTACCTTTAAAACTATCTGTTGGGCGCTGATTATTATTAATGTTGCCGCATTAGTGAATGATGGGCTAGATGTATTTATCCTGCGCCAATCAAAAAAAGTGCTACATCGCAATAATTCGATCAAGGGCTATATTGAAATAGCTAAAATTGTCGTTTGGATAATTTCCTTTATCTTGATCATCGCATTGATGACCGAACAATCTCCAATCATTATCATTTCCAGCTTCGGTGCTATCGCGGCAGTATTAATGTTTGTATTTCAGCATACGCTGTTATCGTTTGTCGCCAATATTTTGGTATCAAATGGAAAGGTATTAAAACTGTATGATTGGATCGAATTACCCAGCAGTAATATCAGCGGAGAAGTCATTGATATAGCACTACATACTATTACGGTTCGAAATTGGGATAACACTATTTCACGTATTCCCACCAAAGATTTTTTGACCGAAAAATATACTAACTGGCAACCGATGTTTTCTTCAGGAGGACGTCGCATTAAGCGCAGCTTTTATATTGACCAATCATCTATCTGCTTTGCAACTGAAGATCTGATCAGCGAATTAAAAAATACCACTCCGCTACGTCAGAGTATAGAAAATATGCTAGAAGAACGAGGTGATATCGGTGATATAAATGACTGGATAATGAATAATGGCGTCACTAACCTACAGCTATTTCGAAAATATATTTTGAATTGGATAAAAATGCGCGGTGATGTCAGAACCGATATGTATTTAGTCATACGTACCATGCCACCAACACCCAATGGACTACCTGTCGAAATCTATTGTTTCACCCGTTCAACCACTTGGGTTGAATATGAAGAAGTCCAATCGGAAATTTTTGAGTATGTTAATGCGTCTGCAAACTACTTTAAACTACGGATCTATCAACACCCATCCGGAAGTGACTTAGCGGGTTTAAAATATCGGTAACAAATAACAAAAAACACCGAATAAATCGGTGTTTTTTCATCTGCTTATCAGCACTTTTTAATGCATGCTTCTAGCAAGTCGCTATCTGTAGACTATACGTCAAACGGGTCACGTAGGATCATAGTCTCTGAGCGATCAGGACCTGTTGAAATAATATCAACTGGGATACCGGTTAGTTCTTCAACGCGCTTGATGTAATTCAAAGCGGCTTGAGGTAATAGCGCTCTGTCTTTAACACCAAATGTTGTTTCATTCCAACCAGGCATGACTTCATAAACTGGTTCTAAACCTTCCCACTCGTCAGCTGCTAACGGTGTGGTTTCAAGAACTTGACCATCTGGACGGCGGTAGCCTACACAGATTTTAACTTCTTTTAGACCATCTAAAACGTCCAGCTTCGTCATACAGAAACCAGACAATGAGTTGATCTGAACCGCACGGTTAATAGCAACAATGTCTAACCAACCTGTACGACGTTTACGACCAGTAGTTGCGCCAAACTCTTGGCCTTTTTCACGCAAAAACTCACCCGTTTCGTCAAACAGCTCAGTTGGGAATGGACCCGCACCAACACGCGTTGAGTAAGCTTTAATAATACCTAATACATAGCTAACATAACGTGGGCCTAAGCCTGAACCTGTTGCTACACCACCCGCAGTGGTATTTGAAGAGGTTACATATGGGTAAGTACCGTGATCGATATCCAGTAATGTACCTTGTGCACCTTCAAACATGACTAATTCATTCTTCTGATGTGCTTTATAGAGCAGATCAGAAACATCAATTACCATACCGGTTAAGATATCAGCAACTGCCATGATATCGTCGAGCGTTTTTTGATAATCAACCGCTGGCTCTTTATAGTAATTCACCAGCTGGAAGTTATGGTACTCAACGATTTCTTTTAACTTCTCGGCAAAAGCTGCTTTATCAAACAAATCGCCAACACGTAGTCCACGACGAGCAACTTTATCTTCATAAGCAGGGCCGATACCACGACCTGTTGTACCGATCGCTTTCGCACCACGTGCTTTTTCGCGCGCATTATCTAACGCAACGTGATAAGGCAGGATCAGTGGGCATGCTTCAGAAATATACAAACGTTCACGAACAGGCACACCGCGTTCTTCTAATTGCTTCATCTCTTTCATCAATGCATCAGGCGCAAGTACCACACCGTTAGCAATAATACTGATGACATTTTCACGAAGAATACCGGATGGAATTAAGTGGAGAACGGTTTTTTCACCGTTTACAACAAGAGTATGGCCAGCATTATGGCCGCCCTGATAGCGAACTACGTATTTAGCGCGCTCTGTCAGCAAGTCTACAATCTTGCCCTTCCCTTCGTCACCCCATTGGGTGCCCAGTACGACAACGTTCTTACCCATTTCGAAATACACTCGGTTGCTTAAAAATGAATTCTACCATCTAAAATAATCTGTTCCAGTGATTTTTAGCACAGTAAAAATTTTTTTGCTGGAAAGCCAAAAAGATGGCATTTTTTATTTCTGTCATAACCCAAACTGACCGTAATCTGCTTGAGCAGCATGAATTTTCCCTGAAAAATCCGAAACTTAAAATGACAGGCGAAAAAAAAGCCCGCGAAGCAGGCTTTTCTTTACTAGATTAACAGTTATTTTCAACTGTTGCACGTAACTTAAGCGATTACATGTAACTTAATCAGTCGCACGTAACTTAGTTGGTGCTTTCATAAAACGGAAGAAGTCAGTATCTGGGCTAAGCACCATAACATCATCACCATTTTTGAAGCTCTGCTCGTAAGCACGTAAGCTACGGATAAAGGCATAGAACTCAGGATCCTGATTGAAGGCATCAGCAAACAGTTTTGTTGCCATCGCATCACCTTCACCGCGCAGCGTCAATGCTGTACGCTCAGCTTCGGCTAAAGTTTCAGTTACCGTTTTATCAGCAACCGCACGGATCTTCGTCGCTTCTTCCTGACCTTGCGAACGATGTTGACGTGCAACGGCTTCACGTTCTGCACGCATACGTGCATAGATAGCCTCAGAAACTTCGTTTGGCAGTTCAATACGTTTGATTCGAACGTCAACCACTTCGATACCTAACGCAGCCATACTGTTTGCGTTAACAACCAGTGGCTTCAAGTTAGTTTCTTGTTCTACACGTGCCGCAGCAGAAGCGATAGCAGCATCAGCCTCTTCTGCTGTTCCATCAATCGCAGTGCCTTTATTCAACGCATCACGTACATCAATGGTTAAACGACCACGAGAGTCTGTGATGATATCTTTTACGCTTAAACGACCAAACTCAGAGCGTAAACGGTCACTAAACTTACGTTTTAACAGTGTTTCCGCTTGATAAGGGTTACCACCACCCGTTGCCACATAATAGCGGCTAAAGTCAGTGACGCGCCATTTCAGGTACGAATCCACCATCAAGTCTTTGTTTTCGCTAGTTAAGTAACGGTCTGCTTGAATTTCTAATGTCTGAATACGTGCATCTAGCATTTTCACCGTTTCAATAAACGGAACTTTAAAGTGCAGACCCGGCTCATAAATGATCGGTTTGTTTTCAGAGTCACGCAATACCTTACCAAAACGCAACACAATGCCACGATCAGTTTGAGGAACAATAAAGATTGATGCGTAAGCGACTGCCAAAATGGCAATAACGATAACAATTAGCGATTTACGCATGATTATTGTCTCCCTACTCTAACAGCATCACCACGAACGCCACTGCTTGGCTGTGCTGGTGCCGAACCATAAGATGATGAACTGTTAGTGTTTGGATTCATCACTTTAGGTGCTAAGCTTGATTTTGGTGCCGCACTGTTGTCACTACCACGCATTAATTGATCCAGTGGTAGAACTAACATGCTGTTGCTCTTATCATTAGCAATAATTTTACGTGTATTACTTAACACACGCTCCATGGTGTCAATGTAGAGACGCTCACGAGTGATTTCAGGTGCTGCACGATACTCAGGCAACATTTTGGCAAAGCTAGCCACCTCACCCTCTGCTTTAAACACCACACTGGCCTTATAAGCTTCAGCTTCTTCGATCAGCTTCTGCGCGTTACCTTTTGCCATTGGCAGAACTTCGTTACGGTAAGCATGCGCTTCACGAATCGTTTTTTGCTCTTCTTCCCTTGCCGCGATCACATCATCAAATGCTGCTTTAACATCTTCAGGTGGACGAGCTGCTTGGAAGTTGACGTCGAGCAATGTGATACCCATTTTGTATGGGGCAATAGTCGCTTCGAGCTCTTTTTGCGTTACATCACGAATAAATGCACGATTTGTCGTCAAGACTTGTTCCATCGCTGACTGACCAATAACACCACGTACCGCACTGTCTAAAGCTTGGCGTAAGCTGTTATCAGGGTTAGTCACACTGAACAGGTATTCAGCAGGATCGGTCACACGATACTGTACGTTCATTTCAACGCGGATCACGTTTTCATCTGATGTCAGCATCATGCCGTTAGTTGCTTGTTCGCGGACTGTTTCAACGTTAACTGGGATCACTCTATCAATAAACGTTGGTTTCCAGTTCAAACCAGGCCCTACAATACCGCTATATTCGCCAAAGCGTAGCACAACGCCTCGGTCACTTTCTTTAATGGTATAAAAACCTGAACCGGCCCATACAACGACTACCGCAGCCAGAGCCAACATACCAAGACGGCCACTGATTTGTGATGGTTGCTTATTGTCACCATCACCATTGCCGCCTTTTTTACCACCAAGCTTACTGCTCAGCTTACGAAAGAGATCGTCGAGATCAGAAGCCCCACGTTTTCGACCACCTTTATTCCCGCCAGAGTTGCCGCCTTTATTGCCGCTTCCCCACGGATCGCGGTCTTGTCCGTCATTACCGGGCTGATTCCACGCCATGTTTTAGCTCCATATCTTTATGATTGATTTTTCGGGTTAAGAGCAAAGCATTACTCTTAATATCAATTCCATCTCCTAGCGACATATTAAATCACATAGCTAGGCAATTGTTGTTCCTGTTTGCACAAACGCAGCCAATCAACCATTGGCATACGCACCTCAAGGCCAATTGAGCCGTCTTCCTCTTGCCATTCACGCTCAATAGCTTGGAGCTGATAAAAACGGCTACGTAGACGACCTGCACTTGGTGGCAAACGCATTTCAACGTGTGCGATTTCACCTGAAAGGCGTTCCGTCAGTGCTTGTAGCAACAAGGGGATACCTTCACCCGTTTGCGCTGAAACCCAGACACGAACCGGCTTGTTATCCTCATTTCTGTCGATACGCGGGACAAAATCCTCCAGCATATCCACTTTGTTCATAACTAATAGTGTCGGGATCTCATCAGCTTCAATTTCTTCCAAAACACTTTCGACCGCATGAATGTTTTCATCCAAACGGTTATCCGCTGCATCAATAACGTGTAACAATAAAGTTGCTTCACGTGTTTCCTGCAACGTTGCTTTAAAAGCCGCAACTAAATCATGTGGTAAGTGACGAATAAACCCAACTGTATCTGCAAGCACAACCGTCCCAACATCATCAACGTCAATACGCCTCAATGTTGGATCAAGTGTTGCAAACAGCTGATCAGCTGCATAAACCTCTGACGATGTCATTCGGTTAAATAAACTTGATTTACCCGCATTGGTATAACCCACTAACGATATCGTTGGGATATCTGCTTTATTACGTGCTTGCCGGCCTTGTTCTCGCTGCTTTTCGACTCGACTAAGGCGGGATAAAATCTGACTGATTTTTCCCCTTAATAACCGACGGTCAGTTTCAAGCTGAGTTTCACCAGGACCACGTAGACCGATTCCACCTTTTTGGCGCTCAAGGTGCGTCCATCCTCTCACAAGGCGAGTGGACAAGTGACGTAATTGCGCGAGTTCAACTTGCAGTTTCCCTTCGTGCGTCCGCGCCCTTTGCGCAAATATATCTAAAATCACGCCTGTACGGTCAACAACCTTACATTCGCATAGCCGTTCAAGGTTACGTTCCTGAGCAGGGCTAAGAGTATGGTTAAATAACACCACATCTGCACCACTTTCCTTTACTGCATCAGCGATTTCTTCCGCTTTCCCTTCCCCGACATAGTATTTAGGATGAGGGGACTTTCGACTGCCTGTTACTATCTGTACGGGTTTAACCCCCGCAGATGTCACGAGTGACTCAAATTCCGCCAGATTTTCAGTGTCTTTTTCTTGAGAAAAAAAGACATGTACCAATACAGCCAGCTCACCGCCTTCATACCTATCAAACAAGGGCTATAACCTCTTAGGCTTAATCACTATAAAGACAAAGGAAAAACACAGGTAAAGTCTCCCTACCTATGTTTTCCTTGAATTTTAACGTGCAACTGGTATTACTCAGCAGCTTCGCCATCCTGTTGAGCAGGAGCCCCAGCGTGATAATTACCATTGCCTGCACCACCAGCAGCGCTACCGCTATGATGAGAAACAGGACGAGCAGGGACAACAGTAGAGATAGCATGCTTATAAACCATCTGACTTACTGTATTTTTCAGTAAAATGACAAACTGGTCAAAAGATTCAATCTGCCCCTGCAATTTGATGCCGTTAACTAAATAAATTGAGACCGGAACCCTTTCACGACGTAATGCGTTCAGGAACGGATCTTGCAAAGATTGCCCCTTAGCCATTCTATGTTTTCCTTATTTTGTTGTTTTTAAATGAGAACCTTACGGCTCCAAAAAGTAACTACTCAAAAATTGCGCTTAACCGTTCTAATTGTACACAAACAATGGCTCTATGCACGTATATACTTCAAGTTACAGGGTTGTTGGCAACATTCATTTGTACCCGTTACATAGTCATTTACGTATCTAACGGCTCAGTGACTTGTTACCTAACTATACTCGTCATACCTCAAGCTACGACATGGTTGACTACGTTCACTCACACTAGTCACATAATTTTCATGCTTCTAGCGGTGCGCTCGCTTGTCGCCTCGCTGCACCTAAAATTATTAGAGTATACACCTCAAATTAATTAGCGTATGACCTGCATAACTGCCTTAAGCGCCTGCTGTGGTTGTTCACTATCTAACCAATGAACATTTTCCCAGCTTCTCAACCAGGTAATCTGGCGTTTTGCCAATTGGCGTGTTGCACAAATTCCCCGATAAACCATTTCATCATAATTTATTTCGCCTTCCAGATATGACCACATTTGTCGATAACCCACACAACGGATTGAAGGTAAATCAACATGTAAATCACCTCGTTTATAAAGAGCACGAACTTCCTCTTCAAAACCAGCGGCTAACATCTGATGAAAACGTTGTTCAATGCGCTCATGTAAAATTTTACGATCTTGGGGCGCAATAGCAAACTGAAACACATTATAAGGTAATTCTTCACCTGCTGTTTGTGTCATTTCAGTCAAAGTTTGCCCTGAAATGAGATATACCTCTAAAGCTCGGGATAATCTTTGTGGATCATTCGGATGAATCCTAGCTGCCGCAACAGGATCAACCTCAGCTAAACGGCGATGTATTTCAGTCCACCCTTGTAATTGTGCTATTTGTTCAATTTCTGCACGCACAACAGGATCTGCTGAAGGTAATGGCGAAAGACCTTCAAGCAAAGCCTTAAAATACAACATTGTGCCGCCCACTAATAATGGAATTTTACCTTGAGCGGTAATTTCATCCATTACATTTAGTGCGTCTCGCCGGAAATCGGCAGCGGAATAAGGTAAAGAAGGATCGAGAATATCGATCAGACGATGAGGTGCTTGACTCAGTTCCTCTGCATTTGGCTTCGCTGTGCCGATATCCATACCACGGTAGATCAGCGCCGAATCGACACTGATTATCTCTACAGGCAAGTGTTGACGCAAAGCAATCGCCAACGCGGTCTTACCTGAGGCCGTAGGCCCCATCAGGAATATTGCATTCGGTTTGTTTTGAGTTACCAATTCACTCATTTGTTAGCGTAGCTACCACGGGTTGTAAATTAATTAATTGTAATAATGTTGGTGACGGCTTTTTAACCTGCTGCGGGCAAAGCCGCTCAACATCAGCGAGTAACTGTACTGCTTGTGCTAAGCTCCAGCTTTCTTGCATTTTTTCTTGTGAAACTGTTTTTGCAAGCCACTGTGCAATATCTTGATGTGATAAATGCTCTTTTGACGACAAAAACGCCAGTAAATTGGCAAAAAGCTGTGATAAATTTTGCGTTCTTAACGGTAACGATACCGCATGAATAGTAACTTTTCCATGAGATATCGTGGCTTCAATACCAAATAATGTCAATTGTTCCTTATTACGCTGAAAAATCGCAATTTCATCATGACTAAGTGTCAATTTTAGCGGGATCAACAGCGGCTGAGGTTTTAACGCTTCTCCTGTTGGAGATAATTGCGCCAACTTCAACAAGTAATTTGCTTCGGTTAAGGATAACAGGATTAACCCTAATGAAGACTCAATTAATGCAAAGTTTTTTGCGTAAATTGTCAATACTTTACCAAAAGTATAGCTATTGGCATTTTCTGCAACAGACTGAGAAGAAATAACCGAGCCATCTAATGGAGGGCGAGTTGGGAATAATGGTTTTTTATCATCTTCAGCAACAGGAACTGACATTAATGCCTGATACAGTTGACCTGCTTTACGATCGTATGTTGGTGCTGTGTGTTCAAACCCACCCTTTGCTCGGTTTACATGGCCGATTGGCTCCGATGATGATGAACGTGGTTTTTCACTGTACAAATGCTCTGTTTCAGAAAGAGCCTCTCGCTCAGGCTTTATTGTCAGAGGCACTGCTGATGGGGCAAAATAATTATCACCCGCTGCGGTTCTGTTCACCACTTCATGAGTAACAGGTTCTATTCCCGGTAATTCATCCGCTTGATGTGCATTTAATAGCGCAGTCCGCACCCCTTGATAAATAAAATCATGCACTAACCGCGCTTGATGAAAACGCACTTCATGTTTAGCTGGATGCACATTAACATCAACCTGTTGAGGATCAACCGTTAAGTAAAGCACATAGGCTGGTTGCTGATTTTCATCTAGATGCCCTTCATAGGCCTGGCGAATAGCATGGTTAATCAACCTGTCCCGCATCATTCGTCCATTCACATAACAATATTGAATATCGCTAACAGACCCAGCAGAGGGCGACACGATCCAACCTTTAATACCAAGGTCACCGTGATCCCATGCAATAGCCAATGCACCTTGCATAAAACCGGTACCACACACCGCGGCTAAACGACGCTCTTGCTGCGTGTCATCTTGTGCAGCACGATATTGCTTAACTAACTTACCGTTATGATTCAAATTAATGGCGACATCAGGACGAGAAAGCGCAATACGCCGTACAATTTCATCAATATGACCAAATTCCGTTTTTTCCGTACGCATGAATTTGCGTCTTGCTGGCGTATTATAGAAAAGATCTAATACTTCAACCGTTGTTCCATTAGGGTGAGCCGCAGGCTTGACAGTCACCGCCATATCACGCCCTTCTGCATATGATTGCCAAGCTTCGCTCTGCTGCACGGGTTTTGATGTTAGAGTTAAACGCGACACTGAGCTAATACTCGCTAAGGCTTCACCACGAAACCCCATACTCACAATCGCCTCAAGATCATCCAATGTCGCAATTTTACTCGTAGCATGGCGAGCTAATGCAAGGATCAGTTCATCCTTACTGATACCACAGCCATTATCACGAATACGGATCAACTTTTCTCCACCACGCTCAATATCAATATCAATACGTGTTGCCCCCGCATCTAGGCTATTTTCAACCAGTTCTTTGACAACAGAGGCGGGACGCTCAACAACCTCACCCGCAGCAATTTGGTTGGCAAGTTGGGGAGAAAGGATCTGTATCGCCATGCCATATCTCCTTATTTAGGTGCAGCTTGCAGAGGGTTTGCTAAAAAGTATTGACGTAAACCTTGATGAATAGCTTCTGCGACTTGTTCCTGATAAGCATCCGATTTTAGTAACTGCTCTTCCGCACTGTTACTGATGAAACCGGTTTCAACAAGAATCGATGGAATATCAGGCGAACGTAGCACACCTAAACTTGCGTGTTCCGGACTACTTTTATGGATATTACCCACTTTTCGTAACTGACGTATCACATGCACAGCAACATCATAGCCAACGCGCTGTGAGTGGCCGAATTGCAAATCAAGTACCGCTTGGCTTAAATAAGGATCAGCCCCATTCAGAGCATCTCCCGCACCACCAAGCAATTCAGATTGTTTTTCACGTTGCTCTAACCAACTACCTAATTCGCTATTTGCTCGGCGGTTAGAAAGTACCCATACCGATGCACCACGAGCTCGACTATTTGGCGCAGAGTCAGCGTGAATAGACACAAGCATATTGGCATTTTTTTTACGAGCGACATCCGAACGACCACTTACCGAGATAAAATAATCACCATCACGGGTCATTGCGGGTTTAAACATGGGGTCTGCATCTAATTTCGCATATAACTTACGTGCCACACTTAAAGTAACATCTTTTTCACGGTAACCATTTTTACCGATGGCGCCAGGATCTTTGCCTCCATGGCCTGCATCGATTGCAATCACAACTTGTTTAGAACCTTTGGGCATCGTTTTATTTGTCTTCACAGGCACAGGTACCGCAGCCGACGGCGAATTCATTTTTAGCTGTTTATCTGGGACAGCATTACTTCTGCTTTGGGCAGATTGGGCGCTATTATTAAATGTAGTGGCCGAATTTCCTTTGCCTGTAGAAAGCGTAAAGACGACTTGAT
This portion of the Providencia manganoxydans genome encodes:
- a CDS encoding mechanosensitive ion channel family protein, with product MEQIIEIYNYISGNTFLMTSLLVAILLLTWFVGKVIFLRFARRLLPLLTNLSDDELIDGVARKIASIVAVTLVLYINQMLPSFSDEVNITFKTICWALIIINVAALVNDGLDVFILRQSKKVLHRNNSIKGYIEIAKIVVWIISFILIIALMTEQSPIIIISSFGAIAAVLMFVFQHTLLSFVANILVSNGKVLKLYDWIELPSSNISGEVIDIALHTITVRNWDNTISRIPTKDFLTEKYTNWQPMFSSGGRRIKRSFYIDQSSICFATEDLISELKNTTPLRQSIENMLEERGDIGDINDWIMNNGVTNLQLFRKYILNWIKMRGDVRTDMYLVIRTMPPTPNGLPVEIYCFTRSTTWVEYEEVQSEIFEYVNASANYFKLRIYQHPSGSDLAGLKYR
- a CDS encoding adenylosuccinate synthase; protein product: MGKNVVVLGTQWGDEGKGKIVDLLTERAKYVVRYQGGHNAGHTLVVNGEKTVLHLIPSGILRENVISIIANGVVLAPDALMKEMKQLEERGVPVRERLYISEACPLILPYHVALDNAREKARGAKAIGTTGRGIGPAYEDKVARRGLRVGDLFDKAAFAEKLKEIVEYHNFQLVNYYKEPAVDYQKTLDDIMAVADILTGMVIDVSDLLYKAHQKNELVMFEGAQGTLLDIDHGTYPYVTSSNTTAGGVATGSGLGPRYVSYVLGIIKAYSTRVGAGPFPTELFDETGEFLREKGQEFGATTGRKRRTGWLDIVAINRAVQINSLSGFCMTKLDVLDGLKEVKICVGYRRPDGQVLETTPLAADEWEGLEPVYEVMPGWNETTFGVKDRALLPQAALNYIKRVEELTGIPVDIISTGPDRSETMILRDPFDV
- the hflC gene encoding protease modulator HflC — its product is MRKSLIVIVIAILAVAYASIFIVPQTDRGIVLRFGKVLRDSENKPIIYEPGLHFKVPFIETVKMLDARIQTLEIQADRYLTSENKDLMVDSYLKWRVTDFSRYYVATGGGNPYQAETLLKRKFSDRLRSEFGRLSVKDIITDSRGRLTIDVRDALNKGTAIDGTAEEADAAIASAAARVEQETNLKPLVVNANSMAALGIEVVDVRIKRIELPNEVSEAIYARMRAEREAVARQHRSQGQEEATKIRAVADKTVTETLAEAERTALTLRGEGDAMATKLFADAFNQDPEFYAFIRSLRAYEQSFKNGDDVMVLSPDTDFFRFMKAPTKLRATD
- the hflK gene encoding FtsH protease activity modulator HflK, with translation MAWNQPGNDGQDRDPWGSGNKGGNSGGNKGGRKRGASDLDDLFRKLSSKLGGKKGGNGDGDNKQPSQISGRLGMLALAAVVVVWAGSGFYTIKESDRGVVLRFGEYSGIVGPGLNWKPTFIDRVIPVNVETVREQATNGMMLTSDENVIRVEMNVQYRVTDPAEYLFSVTNPDNSLRQALDSAVRGVIGQSAMEQVLTTNRAFIRDVTQKELEATIAPYKMGITLLDVNFQAARPPEDVKAAFDDVIAAREEEQKTIREAHAYRNEVLPMAKGNAQKLIEEAEAYKASVVFKAEGEVASFAKMLPEYRAAPEITRERLYIDTMERVLSNTRKIIANDKSNSMLVLPLDQLMRGSDNSAAPKSSLAPKVMNPNTNSSSSYGSAPAQPSSGVRGDAVRVGRQ
- the hflX gene encoding ribosome rescue GTPase HflX — translated: MFDRYEGGELAVLVHVFFSQEKDTENLAEFESLVTSAGVKPVQIVTGSRKSPHPKYYVGEGKAEEIADAVKESGADVVLFNHTLSPAQERNLERLCECKVVDRTGVILDIFAQRARTHEGKLQVELAQLRHLSTRLVRGWTHLERQKGGIGLRGPGETQLETDRRLLRGKISQILSRLSRVEKQREQGRQARNKADIPTISLVGYTNAGKSSLFNRMTSSEVYAADQLFATLDPTLRRIDVDDVGTVVLADTVGFIRHLPHDLVAAFKATLQETREATLLLHVIDAADNRLDENIHAVESVLEEIEADEIPTLLVMNKVDMLEDFVPRIDRNEDNKPVRVWVSAQTGEGIPLLLQALTERLSGEIAHVEMRLPPSAGRLRSRFYQLQAIEREWQEEDGSIGLEVRMPMVDWLRLCKQEQQLPSYVI
- the hfq gene encoding RNA chaperone Hfq translates to MAKGQSLQDPFLNALRRERVPVSIYLVNGIKLQGQIESFDQFVILLKNTVSQMVYKHAISTVVPARPVSHHSGSAAGGAGNGNYHAGAPAQQDGEAAE
- the miaA gene encoding tRNA (adenosine(37)-N6)-dimethylallyltransferase MiaA, translated to MSELVTQNKPNAIFLMGPTASGKTALAIALRQHLPVEIISVDSALIYRGMDIGTAKPNAEELSQAPHRLIDILDPSLPYSAADFRRDALNVMDEITAQGKIPLLVGGTMLYFKALLEGLSPLPSADPVVRAEIEQIAQLQGWTEIHRRLAEVDPVAAARIHPNDPQRLSRALEVYLISGQTLTEMTQTAGEELPYNVFQFAIAPQDRKILHERIEQRFHQMLAAGFEEEVRALYKRGDLHVDLPSIRCVGYRQMWSYLEGEINYDEMVYRGICATRQLAKRQITWLRSWENVHWLDSEQPQQALKAVMQVIR
- the mutL gene encoding DNA mismatch repair endonuclease MutL; this translates as MAIQILSPQLANQIAAGEVVERPASVVKELVENSLDAGATRIDIDIERGGEKLIRIRDNGCGISKDELILALARHATSKIATLDDLEAIVSMGFRGEALASISSVSRLTLTSKPVQQSEAWQSYAEGRDMAVTVKPAAHPNGTTVEVLDLFYNTPARRKFMRTEKTEFGHIDEIVRRIALSRPDVAINLNHNGKLVKQYRAAQDDTQQERRLAAVCGTGFMQGALAIAWDHGDLGIKGWIVSPSAGSVSDIQYCYVNGRMMRDRLINHAIRQAYEGHLDENQQPAYVLYLTVDPQQVDVNVHPAKHEVRFHQARLVHDFIYQGVRTALLNAHQADELPGIEPVTHEVVNRTAAGDNYFAPSAVPLTIKPEREALSETEHLYSEKPRSSSSEPIGHVNRAKGGFEHTAPTYDRKAGQLYQALMSVPVAEDDKKPLFPTRPPLDGSVISSQSVAENANSYTFGKVLTIYAKNFALIESSLGLILLSLTEANYLLKLAQLSPTGEALKPQPLLIPLKLTLSHDEIAIFQRNKEQLTLFGIEATISHGKVTIHAVSLPLRTQNLSQLFANLLAFLSSKEHLSHQDIAQWLAKTVSQEKMQESWSLAQAVQLLADVERLCPQQVKKPSPTLLQLINLQPVVATLTNE
- the amiB gene encoding N-acetylmuramoyl-L-alanine amidase AmiB codes for the protein MTNALPIKITKRSFFSFLLLLTIFALLLVARPIQAATLSNIQVNNSPSNAEVTLTFADGSPDYKFFPLHSPERLVIDLKQSGEIIGLPMKLPAGDLVKVIRASQPPTSQHKRIVLELAAAAKAQASLKQVAGQYQVVFTLSTGKGNSATTFNNSAQSAQSRSNAVPDKQLKMNSPSAAVPVPVKTNKTMPKGSKQVVIAIDAGHGGKDPGAIGKNGYREKDVTLSVARKLYAKLDADPMFKPAMTRDGDYFISVSGRSDVARKKNANMLVSIHADSAPNSRARGASVWVLSNRRANSELGSWLEQREKQSELLGGAGDALNGADPYLSQAVLDLQFGHSQRVGYDVAVHVIRQLRKVGNIHKSSPEHASLGVLRSPDIPSILVETGFISNSAEEQLLKSDAYQEQVAEAIHQGLRQYFLANPLQAAPK